One genomic segment of Marinitoga piezophila KA3 includes these proteins:
- a CDS encoding type II secretion system F family protein gives MKLFYFEGEEYSREIKGYVFGKNETDALKRVNKSILIKKFEFVKRIKFKKLSQKEHLTFIKSLKALLATNITFFDAVDLMRKNTGITYQLKVALDFIVNNLIAGNTYVESLRSAYFFDYELRVSLSGVSDEKEMIKMLERLENIYQNRINNYKEFKNIIAYPLLLFSAIISLLFFLQFYISPIFSKTFNVKFNFLFSWGIILLFSIIAIAVAVLLKYRRKFDKTIYKIPFLGNLYMKFYLLEFIENTLIFIESGDTLYSAFEKSSEIATSKKVAEEINEMLLKIKNGKDLSDAFKDSSFGELIYALSLSNDIGNMKKPLEIMETHLNLEIGTYVQKLKKIFEPILISILSVIILEIVYTFYNGMFNAINMFEGI, from the coding sequence ATGAAACTCTTTTATTTCGAAGGCGAAGAATATTCCAGAGAAATAAAAGGATATGTATTTGGAAAAAATGAAACAGATGCACTTAAAAGGGTTAATAAAAGTATTTTAATAAAGAAATTCGAATTTGTGAAAAGAATAAAATTTAAGAAGTTATCTCAAAAAGAACATCTTACCTTTATAAAATCTTTAAAAGCATTACTGGCAACCAATATTACATTTTTTGATGCTGTAGATTTAATGAGAAAAAATACAGGGATTACATATCAATTAAAGGTTGCACTTGATTTTATTGTAAATAATTTAATAGCTGGTAATACATATGTGGAAAGTTTACGTTCCGCATATTTTTTTGATTATGAATTAAGGGTATCGCTTTCTGGTGTTTCAGATGAAAAAGAAATGATTAAAATGCTTGAAAGGCTTGAGAATATATATCAAAATAGAATTAATAATTATAAAGAATTTAAAAATATAATTGCTTACCCTTTGTTATTGTTTTCTGCAATAATATCCCTTCTTTTCTTTCTTCAATTTTATATATCCCCTATTTTTTCAAAAACATTTAATGTAAAATTTAATTTTCTTTTCTCCTGGGGGATAATATTATTGTTTTCAATTATTGCTATAGCCGTAGCTGTTCTATTAAAGTATAGAAGAAAATTTGATAAAACAATATATAAAATCCCCTTTTTAGGTAATTTATATATGAAGTTTTATTTGCTGGAATTTATTGAGAATACATTAATTTTTATAGAAAGTGGGGATACTTTATATTCAGCATTTGAAAAGAGCTCGGAAATTGCAACATCTAAAAAAGTAGCGGAAGAAATAAATGAGATGCTTTTGAAAATAAAAAATGGAAAAGATTTATCCGATGCATTTAAAGACAGCTCTTTTGGTGAATTAATATATGCACTATCTTTATCAAATGATATTGGAAATATGAAAAAGCCATTGGAGATAATGGAAACCCATCTTAATCTGGAAATAGGTACTTATGTTCAAAAATTAAAAAAGATATTTGAACCAATTTTAATATCAATATTGTCCGTTATAATTTTAGAAATTGTATATACCTTTTATAATGGGATGTTTAATGCTATTAATATGTTTGAGGGGATATAG